Within the Streptomyces sp. NBC_00554 genome, the region TCACCCAGGGGCCGCCCCCGGCTTAGCCTGGCGACGACAGGGGGTGCCTATGGCCGTTTTCGTGCCCGTGCGGTGGGTGGCTCCGCTGCTGTACGGCGTGGTCCTCGTCGGCGGTCTGTACTACGCGGCGGCCGGCCCGGGACCGACGGGGTGGTGGCGGGCGGCCGGCTTCGTCGCCGTGCTCGGGGCGCTCTTCGCCCTGGAGGCGATGGGAGGGCGCCGGCCCGCCGCCCGGGTGCCGTTGCTGCTCGCGCGGTGCGCTCTGATCGGCGCGGTGGTGGTCCTCGACGCCTCGGGACTGTCCCAAGTGCTGTTCGTGCTGCTGCCGTTCACCGCCTACTTCGCCTTCGGCCGCACGACCGCGCTCGTCCTCGGCGCCCTGTGCCTGGCCGGGCTGCTCACCGCGTACGTGCTGACCGCACCCGGCTGGTACCGCGACCTGGAGCACGTGTCCGACCTGCTGATGCTCACCGTCGGCCTGGTCCTCGCGCTCTCCATGGCCGCCGTGGCGGTCGGCGAGCAGCGCGCACGGCGCGAGGTGGAGGAGTACGCGGCACAGGTCGCCGAGCTCTCCGCCGCCACCGAACGCAACCGGCTGGCCCGCGACATCCACGACAGTCTCGGGCACCATCTCACCGCGATGTCCGTGCAGTTGGAGATGGCCTCGGACTTCCGGGCCCTGGACCCCGACGCGGCCCAGCGCGCGCTGAACGAGGCCCGGCGGTCGGTGCGGCTCGCGCTGGGCGACGTACGGCAGTCGGTGCGTGCGCTGCGCGACGAGGCGGCGCGGCCTTCGCTCTCGGTCGCGCTGGCCGGGCTCGCGGAGGACGGAGCGACGCCGCCGCGGGTCACCGTCGAGGTGAGTGGAGACGAGAACGCTTACGGAGCAGCCGAGTTGACCGCCCTGTACCGGGCCGCGCAGGAAGGCGTGACCAACGCGCGGCGTCATGCGCGGGCTTCGCGGGTGACGGTGGTGGTCTGTCTGGAGGGGGAGGCGGCGCGGATGGTCGTGACCGACGACGGCCTGGGCTTCGCGCCGGACGCGGCGGATTCGGCGGCCGGTGGGTTCGGTCTTGTCGGGATGCGGGAACGGGTGCAACTGGTGGCGGGGAGTGTGGACATCGAGAGCGGGCCGGGGGCGGGCACGCGGCTTACGGTGACGGTTCCGCGAGGAAAGACGTGACATGGATGAAGAGTTGGTGCGGGTGAGAGTGCTGGTCGTCGACGACCAGCGGCTCATCCGCGACGGCATCGCCTCCCTGCTGTCCATCCGTCCCGGTATCGAGGTCGTCGGTACGGCGGTCGACGGCCGGGACGCCGTCGCCAAGACCCTCGAACTGAGCCCGGACGTCGTCCTGATGGACGTACGGATGCCGGAGATGGACGGCGTCGAGGCGGTGGCCGTGCTGCGCGGCCGGGCGCCGGAGTGCCGGGTCGTGATGCTGACGACCTTCGACGACGAGGAGTACGTAGTCCAGGCTCTGCGCGCCGGAGCCCACGGCTACCTCCTCAAGGACCTCCCCGCCGAGGAACTCGCCCAAGCGGTACGCCTGGCCCACGCGGGCGTCACCCAGCTCGACTCCACGGTCGCCCGCCACCTGACGGCTGCCCTCCCGTCGCCCACCCCCGTGACGAAGGCCGCCCCCGCCGTCTCGCTGAGCCCACGCGAGACGGACATCCTGCGGCTCCTGGCGCACGGCCACACCAACCGGGAGATCGCCGCACGCCTGTACCTCAGCGAGGGCACGGTCAAGAACCACGTCTCCCGCATCCTGAGCCGCCTGGCACTGCGCGACCGTACGCAGGCGGCGCTGCGGGCGCGGGATCTCGGGCTGCTGTGAAGGCCTGCACCACCGGCAGAACTGCTCAACCCCCGCTGACCGCCGCCGACTCGTAGCCCGTGATGTCGTCGGGTGTCACCAAGCCGTCCTCGATCGCCCGGGCCAGCATGTCCGCCTTTGTCGGTGCGGTTCTGCCGACCTGCGCGTACTTGACTCTCGCGCGGCGGATGTACACGTCGACCGTGTGAACCGATACGCCCATGCGGCGGGCGACCGAAGCCTTCGACATGGACTGGAACCACCAGAGCAGGGCGGTGCGTTCCTGCGAGGACAGTTTGGGTCTGCTCGCGCCGCGGTCACCGACGAGGACGCCCGCGGCCGTGGGCGTGACGTACGGTCTGTCGCCCGCCGCCGCCAGCACCGCGTTCACCAGGTGGGCCCGTCCTTCGTTCTTCGCGACGAACTCGCAGGCGCCGGCCTCCAGCGATTCGAGCACCACCCGCTGCTCGGTGAACTGCGAGAAGGCGATGACCCGTTGGCCCGCCGCGGCCAGCGTGGCGATGTCGCCGATGACGAGTCTGCCGTGCAGATTCAGATCGAGGATGAGGACATCCGCGACGCCGGGCTCCACATCCGCGGTTTCGCCGGTGTGCTCCACCGAGATCCGCGGCTCCTCGGACAGCCAGGTCTGGATGCCTTCGATGACGACAGGGTGGTCGTCGACGATGGCAACGGTCAGGGAGCCGGACGTAAGGGCCATCGGGTTTCCCACCACAACTGATCCTCCTCCTGGTCGTACGCGGCGGACACGGTGAGCGGGCCCGGCGATTCCACGAGCGTCTCCGGCGGGGCGTCGGCCACCACGCTCACCACCACGTCCTCGGGTGTCGTCACCACAGTCACGCGCGCTCGGGTGGCTGCGGTTGCCAGGACCAGCAAGGTTCCTTCCGCCAGTTCGCGGCGGGCGGAGGCCGGCAGGTCGGGCAACTCGCCGTAGCTCAGCAGGGTCACGCGTACGCCACGCCGCTCGGCGACATCGGCACAGGCCCGCAGTTCGTGCAGGAGCGGGTGCGGGGTGTCGTCCGTCTCCACGAACAGCCTCCGCAGCCGGGCCGCCTCCACGGCGGCACGCTGGCGTACGACGGTGTCCGCCGGGTCCAGTCGACGTTCCGCCAGACCACTCAGCAGTGGTTCCACCCTGATGCGCAGGTACTCATAGCGGCGCCGGCGCTCGGCGTGCACGGTCTCGTCGGCGGTCGCGCGGGCGAGGTACTCCGCCTGTCCCGCGGCGATCTCGGTGGCTTCCCTCGCACCGTCGTTGAGCTGCCGTGCCAGGTACGCGAAGGTCAACTGGATACCGGCGGTGGTGTAGATCATGGCCAGCAGGCGGGAGACGGTGACATGGTCGAGTGCGCCGTCGGCGGCCAGGAAGCCCACCGTGACAGCCGTGTTGGCGGCGAGCAGGGTGATCAGCTCCCACAGCGGACGCTGTATCAGCAGCAGTACGCCGAACCAGCCCACGGTGTTCCCCGCCCAGCTCACATCGCCGATCGCTTCGCCCGCCGGGTACGCGGCGGTGGCGACGACGCCGGTGACCAGCGCCGCCCCCGCAAGCATCCGCGCGGTGCCCGTGCCGAGCGCCGAACGCAGCAGCAGGACCGCACCGACCGTCAGCACGAGCGTGAGGGCCAGCCAGGAGCCCGCGGCGGCGGCCCGCGGCTCGTACACCGGCCAGCCCCTGAGCACCAGCAGGGTGTCCAGGCCGAGGTGCCAGACGCCGACGATCACCACAAGACCGATGTTGACGGCCTTGGCGAAACGGGTGGCGACCATGCCCTTTACGACGTCGGCGGTCATGGTTCCCACCTCAGCACGACCCGGGTGCCGGCGCCGGGGGACGATTCCGCCCGGGCGCTGCCGCCCACGGCACGCATCCGGCCGTAGACCGATTCCCGCAGTCCGCGTCGGTGGGAGGCGACGGTCATGGGGTCGAACCCGCTTCCGCTGTCGTGGACTTCGACGGTGACGCCCTCACCGGCACGCCGGGCCGTGACCCGGGCGGCGCGGGTGTTCGCGTGCTGGGCCACATTGGTCAGGGCCTCGGCGACCCCTTGCGAGAGGGCCACCACGACCTCGTGCGGCAGGTCCAGCGGCGGCACGTCGAACTCGATGTCCAGTGGCGGGAGTCCGACGCGGCGCGTCAGAACGACGGTGCGCAGCTCGACATCCAGCGGGGCGGGGTCGTGCGCCACATCGCGTGCCGCGCCGGGGTGCGCCCGCAGGTTCTCGATGACGGCCAGGTCGGCCGCGGCCCGTTCCGGCAGCGCGGCGGAGTAACGGGTGATGCTGCCGGTGCCCACGATGGTGAGCGTGGCGAGCACGGTGTCGTGCAGCAGCCGCTGCTGCTCCAGTTCGTCGCTGCGGGCGGCGGACCGGGCCCGCGCCGACGCCCGCGCCGATGCCTCCTCCGACAGTGCGCGGTCCGCCCTGCGCGCTCCGTGCCGCAGCAGGACCACGACGGCGGCGGCCAGCAGCCCCTGGAGCACCAGGATGACGGGGGCTTCCCGTACGCCGGGGGCGCCCACCGCGTAGGCCACCGCGATGGCGATCGCCGCCGCCATCGCCCAGGGCTGCCGCAGCACGAACTGGGCGATGAAGACGCCGGTGCTGGCGACCATGTCGACCCATCCGCTGCCCGCGCTCGCTCCCAGGACCTCGGCCGGGACGAGCTTGCCGTGCGCCAGGCAGAGCAGCAGGACGACGGCGATGTCACCGGCGTAGAGCCAGGGCCGAGGTTCCGGGCGGAACATCAGGACGGTGAACAGGCCGCTCCACACCAGCAGTCCGACGACCGCGACGGCCACCCAGGCGGGGCGGGCGGGCGGTGCGAGGCCGACCACGGCGACCACGGCCGCCCCGACGGAACTGGCCGCCCGCAGGACAGCGGACAGGCGCGCCGACTTGCGCCGAAGCTGAAGCTGGGCGGGTCCCTGCGTCAACACGGATTCTCCGCCAAAGGAATTCCCGCCTCCGCTAAGAGAAGTGAGGGAATTTCGACCGCTTTCCTCACAACGTTTCCTCCGCACGCCGACGAGACCGGCTGCTGAGCTTAGACGAACGCGAGCGCGACCGACAGGGGCACTCGCGATATCTCGCGGCGCAGGGGCGGCGGCGCATGTCACGCGTTCGCGTGACATGCCTTCCTCCGGCCCGCCCCGTAATCTTCGGAACCGGGCCGATCGAGGGGGAATCTCGGGTGTTAGGGGGGAATCTCGGGTGTTATTCGAAGTTCGTGTGAAGGGAAAATCCTCCGTCCTTCTTTCACTGGCTCTCATCGTCTGCCTGGTGGCCGGCTGCGAGGCCGAGAGCGGAAACCCGAAGGATATGGAACGGCCGCAGAAAGGCGAAGTGGTCGGCGGGGCGGGCGAACAGGTCAGAGACCTGACCGTCGCGGAGGAGGTCCAGGTCGACCGCGCGGAGGAAGAACTCGTCGAGAACTGCATGGAGCGCCAGGGCCACCCCTACTGGCCGGCGCCGGTGGCGAGCGTCGCGGAACGCAAGGCCGGGGCGTACGTGGTGGACGACGTGGAGTGGGCTCGCCGTTACGGCTACGGCCGGCCCTTCGACATCGCGGCCGAGAAGGCACGCCGCAGTCACCCCAATGTCACCTACCACAACGCACTCCCCGAGCAGGAGCGCATCCGCTACTCCCGCGCGCTCGACGGCGATTTCGACGACGCCATATCCGTCGGACTGCCGTCCGGCGGCACCATCCGGACACCACGCGAAGGCTGTCACGTCGAAGCGCAGGAGCGGCTCTACGGCGACCATCCGACCTGGTTCCGGGTCAAGAAGACCGTGACCGGGCTGACTCCGCTGTATGTCCCACAGATTCTCCAGGACGAGCGCCTGGTCACCGCGGTCAAGGCATGGTCCCGATGTATGAACGAGTCGGGAAACCCCTTCGGGAGCCCGGACGAGATACGCCAGAAACGGGAGTCTCTGGTCAAGGGAATGAATGCGGCCCAAGCCCAGAGCGCCGAGGTGAAATTGGCTGTGGCCGAGGCCGAGTGTGCCCTTGAAACATCCCTCGGGGAGACCGCGCGTTCCCTCGAAGGTGAATACAGGGAAAAGACGCTGCGTGATTACCCCGAAGAGTTCGCGACCTATCAGCAGCTGAGGATGACCGCCCTTTCCCGGGCCAGGAACCTCGAAATCCGGTAGGCGCCCCACCGAAGATTTCCGTGGCGTCATGGCCGCGGGGAGTCCCACCCATCAGATGATCGAGGAGTTACACCCATGAGAAAACTGTCCGCCACCCTGACCGTCCTGGGCATGGCCGCTCTCGGAACCGTCGTCCCCGTCTCCGCCGCGCACGCCGCCGAGACCTGTTCCGACAACTACTCGGCCGCCACGGCCGGCTACATGTACGCCTACGACTATGTCGACTGCGTCGGGCAGCTCGGCAAGGTCTCGGGCAACGACTCGGACTGGGGCGTCGACTCCAACAAGGCCTCGTCCATCCTCAACAAGGGCAACTTCCAAGAGGTCCAGTTCTTCAACGGAACCGGCACGGGCTGGACCGGCGGCCACACCTGCCTCTCCCGCAACGAGGGCTACGCCTCAGACCTCACCGACAACTACTTCACCAGCGGCTACTCGGCCAACAACTCCATCAGCTCGCACCGCTGGGTGAACGCCAGCACCTGCGACAGGTGGGCGACCTGATCTCCGCTTCCGCGTAGCCGAGGCTGACGGGCTTCTGTGCCTTGCGGGGATGCCTCTCTCATGGCATCCCCGCAAGGCCGGGGGCGGCGGCGCTGTCACGCGTTCGCGTGACATGTCCTTCTCCAGCCCGTCCCTTAATTTCGTACCAGGCCGCCCTGGGCGGAATCGACCATCAATCACGGGGGATCTTCATGCAGGGATTGCTGAGACGGCTCACGCTGTTTCTCTCCGCGGTGCTGGCACTTGCCGTCACCGTGCTCACAGTCACGCCGGCCAGTGCGGCGCCGGCCCGGTCGACCACGAACACCAACACGGTCATCTTCGTGCACGGGATCCAGGGCGATCCGACCAAGTCCGGACACGACTGCCGCGCTACCTGGTCCGCCGCCCGTAATCACTTCGCGGACAAGGGGTGGCGCGGAAGCCTTCTGACCTTCGGCTACTACAAAGCCAACACGAACTGCAGCCACGAGTTCCCCGGCAACAAGGACACGCCGATCAGGGTGGTGGCCCAGGCATTCGCCAACTACGTCTACGACAACTTCTCAAAGCCCTCGAAGGGGAGCAAGAAGATCGACGTCGTCGCCCACTCCATGGGTGGTCTGGTCGTCCGTGCCGCGCTGCACTACACCAAAATCCACGCCGCGGGCTTCCCGGATTACCTCTACATCGAGGACGTCGCGACGCTCGCCACCCCCCACGGCGGCAGCACCAACGACGGCCTCTGCAGGTTCGTGTG harbors:
- a CDS encoding sensor histidine kinase produces the protein MLTQGPAQLQLRRKSARLSAVLRAASSVGAAVVAVVGLAPPARPAWVAVAVVGLLVWSGLFTVLMFRPEPRPWLYAGDIAVVLLLCLAHGKLVPAEVLGASAGSGWVDMVASTGVFIAQFVLRQPWAMAAAIAIAVAYAVGAPGVREAPVILVLQGLLAAAVVVLLRHGARRADRALSEEASARASARARSAARSDELEQQRLLHDTVLATLTIVGTGSITRYSAALPERAAADLAVIENLRAHPGAARDVAHDPAPLDVELRTVVLTRRVGLPPLDIEFDVPPLDLPHEVVVALSQGVAEALTNVAQHANTRAARVTARRAGEGVTVEVHDSGSGFDPMTVASHRRGLRESVYGRMRAVGGSARAESSPGAGTRVVLRWEP
- a CDS encoding response regulator, with product MDEELVRVRVLVVDDQRLIRDGIASLLSIRPGIEVVGTAVDGRDAVAKTLELSPDVVLMDVRMPEMDGVEAVAVLRGRAPECRVVMLTTFDDEEYVVQALRAGAHGYLLKDLPAEELAQAVRLAHAGVTQLDSTVARHLTAALPSPTPVTKAAPAVSLSPRETDILRLLAHGHTNREIAARLYLSEGTVKNHVSRILSRLALRDRTQAALRARDLGLL
- a CDS encoding sensor histidine kinase, encoding MAVFVPVRWVAPLLYGVVLVGGLYYAAAGPGPTGWWRAAGFVAVLGALFALEAMGGRRPAARVPLLLARCALIGAVVVLDASGLSQVLFVLLPFTAYFAFGRTTALVLGALCLAGLLTAYVLTAPGWYRDLEHVSDLLMLTVGLVLALSMAAVAVGEQRARREVEEYAAQVAELSAATERNRLARDIHDSLGHHLTAMSVQLEMASDFRALDPDAAQRALNEARRSVRLALGDVRQSVRALRDEAARPSLSVALAGLAEDGATPPRVTVEVSGDENAYGAAELTALYRAAQEGVTNARRHARASRVTVVVCLEGEAARMVVTDDGLGFAPDAADSAAGGFGLVGMRERVQLVAGSVDIESGPGAGTRLTVTVPRGKT
- a CDS encoding esterase/lipase family protein: MQGLLRRLTLFLSAVLALAVTVLTVTPASAAPARSTTNTNTVIFVHGIQGDPTKSGHDCRATWSAARNHFADKGWRGSLLTFGYYKANTNCSHEFPGNKDTPIRVVAQAFANYVYDNFSKPSKGSKKIDVVAHSMGGLVVRAALHYTKIHAAGFPDYLYIEDVATLATPHGGSTNDGLCRFVWQQCKDMRPSSAFLDSLPSTMPDSAMSGGTDWTTMSAFHDGYVSESSGIAGTAEHEIQYNDSRVGHVSFPKLATGTYNSRIKNNSTWTSWNRYAAPVEMARIAVYRPSSA
- a CDS encoding response regulator: MALTSGSLTVAIVDDHPVVIEGIQTWLSEEPRISVEHTGETADVEPGVADVLILDLNLHGRLVIGDIATLAAAGQRVIAFSQFTEQRVVLESLEAGACEFVAKNEGRAHLVNAVLAAAGDRPYVTPTAAGVLVGDRGASRPKLSSQERTALLWWFQSMSKASVARRMGVSVHTVDVYIRRARVKYAQVGRTAPTKADMLARAIEDGLVTPDDITGYESAAVSGG